In Dolichospermum flos-aquae CCAP 1403/13F, the following proteins share a genomic window:
- the gvpA gene encoding gas vesicle structural protein GvpA, giving the protein MAVEKTNSSSSLAEVIDRILDKGIVIDAWVRVSLVGIELLAIEARIVIASVETYLKYAEAVGLTQSAAVPA; this is encoded by the coding sequence ATGGCAGTTGAAAAGACCAATTCTTCCTCCAGCTTGGCAGAAGTTATTGATAGAATCCTCGACAAAGGTATCGTAATTGACGCTTGGGTTCGTGTTTCCTTAGTTGGTATCGAATTACTAGCAATTGAAGCTCGGATCGTTATCGCTTCCGTTGAAACCTACTTGAAGTATGCTGAAGCAGTTGGTTTGACCCAATCAGCAGCAGTACCTGCTTAA